In Cololabis saira isolate AMF1-May2022 chromosome 10, fColSai1.1, whole genome shotgun sequence, a single window of DNA contains:
- the LOC133452243 gene encoding mitofusin-1-like, whose amino-acid sequence MEACDSEAGRTGRTTVWRSVGWRIIALSLSLYGLLYLYEKLTWTDASRERALKQQFVQHASHRLRTVIPVTSHACSQQVLKELSSTYGRMVQRVDLSEAELEGDIQQLSFKIQRLENIQRKSKAFRNRAAELEAQLDAFSAQYLQGSYFVG is encoded by the exons ATGGAAGCCTGCGACAGCGAGGCCGGTCGAACAGGTCGCACAACA gTGTGGCGTTCAGTGGGCTGGCGGATCAttgctctctccctctccctttaCGGCCTCCTGTACCTGTACGAGAAACTGACCTGGACAGATGCCAGCAGGGAGCGTGCTTTGAAGCAGCAGTTTGTGCAGCATGCATCCCACCGCCTGAGAACTGTTATTCCTGTCACCAGCCACGCCTGCAGCCAGCAGGTTTTGAA GGAGCTGTCATCGACGTATGGTCGCATGGTCCAGAGAGTCGACCTGAGTGAAGCTGAGCTGGAGGGAGACATCCAGCAGCTCAGCTTCAAGATACAGAGGCTGGAGAACATCCAGAGGAAGTCCAAGGCCTTCAG GAACAGAGCGGCAGAGCTGGAGGCTCAGCTGGATGCCTTTTCTGCTCAGTATCTGCAGGGAAGCTACTTTGTAGGATAA
- the LOC133452241 gene encoding kelch-like protein 10 — translation MSENFSVYNKLRLEQQLCDAVIRVDNVKFLVHKVFLCSCSSYFRTLFTHWSSPDCQIFDIPDVSPETMELFIEFSYTGVVPVTIDNVQVIFIAADRFNVTGILQACSEFLEKKLTPQNCIGIWLFLDIYYYPELRNKSFHFMLSHFEEVFATSDDFLFLSVEQLVKLIESDQLIVKQEESVYMAILVWIGFAPEERREYAPQLLSKVRLALMRRESLTNITENKVVMSNLEYQDIVLQTRELILDHVKHISNNSIIFKSLAHPRVPPSMLLCIGGWTSGNPTNIIEAYDARTDRWANVACTQRTPRAYHGAVFLDGSVYCVGGFDSVMHFSSVHRFDLGTQTWQEVSPMHSSRCFVSVTVLDGQIYALGGFNGDMRLDTAECYEPSTNQWTAIESMNDQRSDASCATFLGRVYICGGFNGSACLSTAEFYDPVTDQWTLISSMNSRRSGIGVIVYENKIFAVGGFNGVERLQTAEAYDPLTNTWESVPSMLMPRSNFGISVIDDRLFVVGGYNGIGTVDDVEFYNVETGVWSIACDMKMSRSALSCCTVYGLSNMDYFAAIFDPLQFRQLRSDYEDELEE, via the exons ATGAGTGAAAACTTTTCGGTGTATAATAAGCTCCGtctggagcagcagctctgtgacGCCGTGATCAGAGTGGACAACGTTAAATTCCTGGTGCACAAGGTCTTCctgtgcagctgcagctcgtaCTTCAG GACTCTCTTTACCCACTGGTCATCCCCAGACTGTCAGATCTTTGACATTCCTGATGTGTCACCTGAAACGATGGAGCTCTTTATTGAATTCTCCTACACTGGCGTTGTTCCCGTGACAATTGACAATGTGCAAGTTATTTTTATAGCAGCCGATCGCTTCAATGTAACAGGCATTTTACAAGCCTGCAGCGAGTTCTTGGAGAAGAAACTGACCCCACAGAACTGCATCGGGATCTGGTTGTTCTTAGACATCTACTACTACCCTGAACTGAGAAACAAATCCTTCCATTTCATGCTGAGTCATTTTGAGGAGGTGTTCGCCACCTCCGATGACTTTCTCTTCCTTTCTGTGGAACAGCTTGTCAAACTTATTGAGAGTGATCAGCTCATTGTGAAGCAGGAGGAGAGTGTGTACATGGCCATCCTTGTCTGGATTGGCTTTGCACCTGAGGAGCGCAGAGAATATGCCCCACAGCTTTTGTCCAAG gttagACTGGCTTTGATGAGACGCGAGTCCTTAACCAACATTACTGAAAACAAAGTTGTGATGTCCAATCTGGAGTATCAAGATATTGTCCTCCAGACCCGGGAACTCATCCTTGACCACGTGAAACACATTTCCAACAACTCAATTATTTTCAAGAGCTTGGCCCATCCTCGCGTCCCCCCTTCCATGCTGTTGTGCATAGGAGGCTGGACCAGCGGGAACCCCACCAACATCATCGAGGCATACGATGCCCGCACCGACCGCTGGGCCAATGTAGCCTGTACACAGAGAACTCCCCGGGCCTACCACGGCGCTGTCTTCCTTGATGGATCAGTTTATTGTGTTGGAGGCTTTGACAGTGTCATGCACTTCAGCTCTGTTCATAGGTTTGATTTGGGCACACAGACGTGGCAGGAGGTGTCCCCAATGCACTCCAGCCGCTGCTTTGTCAGCGTAACTGTTTTGGATGGGCAGATATATGCCTTGGGCGGGTTCAATGGAGACATGCGACTGGATACTGCTGAGTGCTATGAGCCTTCAACAAACCAGTGGACTGCAATCGAATCCATGAATGACCAGAGGAGTGATGCCAGTTGCGCGACCTTCCTTGGAAG GGTGTACATTTGCGGCGGCTTCAATGGGAGTGCTTGTCTGTCAACTGCTGAGTTTTACGACCCAGTCACCGACCAATGGACCCTGATCTCCTCCATGAACAGCAGGCGCAGTGGAATCGGGGTCATCGTCTATGAAAACAAAATCTTTGCA GTTGGTGGTTTCAATGGAGTTGAGCGTCTCCAAACCGCTGAGGCCTATGATCCCCTCACCAACACCTGGGAGAGCGTGCCCTCCATGCTGATGCCCCGCAGCAACTTCGGCATCTCCGTGATCGATGACCGCCTTTTTGTTGTGGGAGGTTACAACGGCATTGGCACCGTGGATGACGTGGAGTTCTACAATGTTGAAACTGGCGTCTGGTCCATAGCCTGTGACATGAAAATGTCCCGCAGTGCACTGAGCTGCTGCACGGTGTATGGACTCAGCAACATGGATTATTTTGCTGCCATCTTTGATCCTCTGCAGTTCCGACAATTACGCTCTGATTATGAAGATGAGCTGGAGGAATGA
- the LOC133452969 gene encoding tubulin alpha-1B chain-like — translation MRECISVHVGQAGVQIGNACWELYCLEHGIQPDGQTRSDKTVGGGDDSFNTFFSETGAGKHVPRAVFVDLEPTVIDEVRSGTYRQLFHPEQLITGKEDAANNYARGHYTIGKEIIDLVLDRIRKLADQCTGLQGFLVFHSFGGGTGSGFTSLLMERLSVDYGKKSKLEFSIYPAPQVSTAVVEPYNAVLTTHTTLEHSDCSFMVDNEAIYDICRRNLDIERPTYTNLNRLISQIVSSITASLRFAGALNVDLTEFQTNLVPYPRIHFPLATYAPVISAEKAYHEQLTVAEITNACFEPANQMVKCDPRHGKYMACCLLYRGDVVPKDVNAAIATIKTKRSIQFVDWCPTGFKVGINYQPPTVVPGGDLAKVQRALCMLSNTTAIAEAWARLDHKFDLMYAKRAFVHWYVGEGMEEGEFSEAREDMAALEKDYEEVGVDSVDDGGEEEAGEY, via the exons ATG CGTGAGTGTATCTCGGTGCACGTGGGCCAGGCCGGTGTTCAGATTGGAAATGCATGCTGGGAGCTTTACTGCCTGGAGCACGGCATCCAGCCGGACGGACAGACCCGAAGTGACAAGACAGTCGGCGGAGGAGACGACTCCTTCAACACCTTCTTCAGTGAAACTGGAGCTGGAAAACACGTGCCGAGAGCCGTCTTTGTGGACCTGGAGCCCACCGTCATCG ATGAGGTGCGGTCGGGGAcctaccgtcagctgttccaccCCGAGCAGCTGATCACTGGCAAGGAGGATGCTGCCAACAACTACGCCCGCGGACACTACACCATCGGGAAAGAGATCATAgatctggttctggaccggatCCGGAAACTG GCGGACCAGTGCACCGGCCTGCAGGGCTTCCTGGTGTTCCACAGCTTCGGCGGGGGCACCGGCTCTGGTTTCACCTCCCTGCTGATGGAGCGTCTGTCCGTGGACTACGGCAAGAAGTCCAAGCTGGAGTTCTCCATCTACCCGGCCCCCCAGGTGTCCACGGCGGTGGTGGAGCCGTACAACGCCGTCCTGACCACCCACACCACCCTGGAGCACTCGGACTGCTCCTTCATGGTGGACAACGAGGCCATCTACGACATCTGCCGCAGGAACCTGGACATCGAGCGTCCCACCTACACCAACCTGAACCGGCTCATCAGTCAGATCGTGTCCTCCATCACCGCCTCCCTCCGCTTCGCCGGCGCCCTCAACGTGGATCTGACGGAGTTCCAGACCAACCTGGTGCCGTATCCCCGGATCCACTTCCCTCTGGCCACCTACGCCCCCGTCATCTCGGCGGAGAAGGCCTACCACGAGCAGCTGACCGTAGCTGAGATCACCAACGCCTGCTTCGAGCCGGCCAACCAGATGGTGAAGTGCGACCCTCGCCACGGCAAGTACATGGCCTGCTGCCTGCTGTACCGCGGAGACGTGGTGCCCAAAGACGTCAACGCCGCCATAGCAACCATCAAAACCAAGCGCAGCATCCAGTTCGTGGACTGGTGCCCCACCGGCTTCAAGGTGGGCATCAACTACCAGCCCCCCACCGTGGTTCCcgggggagacctggccaaggtgCAGAGGGCTTTGTGCATGCTGAGCAACACCACCGCCATCGCCGAGGCCTGGGCCCGCCTGGACCACAAGTTTGACCTGATGTACGCCAAGCGGGCCTTCGTCCACTGGTACGTGGGGGAGGGGATGGAGGAGGGGGAGTTCTCCGAGGCCCGGGAGGACATGGCGGCTCTGGAGAAGGATTAcgaggaggtgggagttgacAGCGTTGAtgatggaggagaggaagaggcagGGGAATATTAA
- the LOC133452242 gene encoding tubulin alpha-1B chain-like, with the protein MESKLRDNQAGFRPNRSCNYEKAFDSIDRTTLWNILAHYGIPSKIINMIKVFYTDFQAQVSHEGDLTEPFNMATGVWQGCLLSPLLFITALDWVLRETTKEGRLGIQWTLTTMLDDLDFADDLALLSHTISQMRQDTQRLEHSSGQVGLVINASKSKEMRVKILGNAKPVYCRDTELEIVKEFTYLGSVISSDGDTSKDVEAHIADMSGTQDTILDLTPHLQLSVDVRECISVHVGQAGVQIGNACWELYCLEHGIQPDGQTRSDKTVGGGDDSFNTFFSETGAGKHVPRAVFVDLEPTVIDEVRSGTYRQLFHPEQLITGKEDAANNYARGHYTIGKEIIDLVLDRIRKLADQCTGLQGFLVFHSFGGGTGSGFTSLLMERLSVDYGKKSKLEFSIYPAPQVSTAVVEPYNAVLTTHTTLEHSDCSFMVDNEAIYDICRRNLDIERPTYTNLNRLISQIVSSITASLRFAGALNVDLTEFQTNLVPYPRIHFPLATYAPVISAEKAYHEQLTVAEITNACFEPANQMVKCDPRHGKYMACCLLYRGDVVPKDVNAAIATIKTKRSIQFVDWCPTGFKVGINYQPPTVVPGGDLAKVQRALCMLSNTTAIAEAWARLDHKFDLMYAKRAFVHWYVGEGMEEGEFSEAREDMAALEKDYEEVGVDSVDDGGEEEAGEY; encoded by the exons ATGGAATCCAAACTGAGAGACAACCAAGCAGGCTTCCGACCTAACAGATCGTGCA ACTACGAGAAAGCGTTCGACTCAATCGACAGGACTACACTGTGGAACATCCTGGCTCACTACGGAATCCCCTCAAAGATAATCAACATGATTAAAGTATTCTACACCGACTTCCAAGCACAAGTATCTCATGAAGGAGACCTGACAGAGCCCTTCAACATGGCCACTGGAGTGTGGCAGGGATGCCTCTTGAGCCCGCTGCTTTTCATAACGGCGCTGGACTGGGTGTTGAGAGAAACCACCAAAGAGGGAAGGTTAGGGATTCAGTGGACTTTGACGACCATGCTAGATGATCTAGACTTCGCGGATGACCTTGCCCTCCTGAGCCATACCATCAGCCAGATGAGACAGGATACACAAAGATTAGAACACAGCTCAGGTCAAGTAGGTCTGGTCATAAACGCAAGCAAAAGCAAGGAGATGCGAGTAAAAATTCTGGGGAATGCCAAACCTGTGTATTGCAGAGATACAGAGCTAGAGATAGTGAAAGAGTTCACGTACCTAGGAAGCGTCATCAGCAGTGATGGAGACACATCCAAGGATGTAGAGGCACACATAG CAGACATGTCAGGGACTCAGGACACCATATTGGACTTGACACCACACCTGCAGCTATCAGTTGATGTG CGTGAGTGTATCTCGGTGCACGTGGGCCAGGCCGGTGTTCAGATTGGAAATGCATGCTGGGAGCTTTACTGCCTGGAGCACGGCATCCAGCCGGACGGACAGACCCGGAGTGACAAGACAGTCGGCGGAGGAGACGACTCCTTCAACACCTTCTTCAGTGAAACTGGAGCTGGAAAACACGTGCCGAGAGCCGTCTTTGTGGACCTGGAGCCCACCGTCATCG ATGAGGTGCGGTCGGGGAcctaccgtcagctgttccaccCCGAGCAGCTGATCACTGGCAAGGAGGATGCTGCCAACAACTACGCCCGCGGACACTACACCATCGGGAAAGAAATCAtagacctggttctggaccggatCCGGAAACTG GCGGACCAGTGCACCGGCCTGCAGGGCTTCCTGGTGTTCCACAGCTTCGGCGGGGGCACCGGCTCTGGTTTCACCTCCCTGCTGATGGAGCGTCTGTCCGTGGACTACGGCAAGAAGTCCAAGCTGGAGTTCTCCATCTACCCGGCCCCCCAGGTGTCCACGGCGGTGGTGGAGCCGTACAACGCCGTCCTGACCACCCACACCACCCTGGAGCACTCCGACTGCTCCTTCATGGTGGACAACGAGGCCATCTACGACATCTGCCGCAGGAACCTGGACATCGAGCGTCCCACCTACACCAACCTGAACCGGCTCATCAGTCAGATCGTGTCCTCCATCACCGCCTCCCTCCGCTTCGCCGGCGCCCTCAACGTGGATCTGACGGAGTTCCAGACCAACCTGGTGCCGTATCCCCGGATCCACTTCCCTCTGGCCACCTACGCCCCCGTCATCTCGGCGGAGAAGGCCTACCACGAGCAGCTGACCGTAGCTGAGATCACCAACGCCTGCTTCGAGCCGGCCAACCAGATGGTGAAGTGCGACCCTCGCCACGGCAAGTACATGGCCTGCTGCCTGCTGTACCGCGGAGACGTGGTGCCCAAAGACGTCAACGCCGCCATAGCAACCATCAAAACCAAGCGCAGCATCCAGTTCGTGGACTGGTGCCCCACCGGCTTCAAGGTGGGCATCAACTACCAGCCCCCCACCGTGGTTCCcgggggagacctggccaaggtgCAGAGGGCTTTGTGCATGCTGAGCAACACCACCGCCATCGCCGAGGCCTGGGCCCGCCTGGACCACAAGTTTGACCTGATGTACGCCAAGCGGGCCTTCGTCCACTGGTACGTGGGGGAGGGGATGGAGGAGGGGGAGTTCTCCGAGGCCCGGGAGGACATGGCGGCTCTGGAGAAGGATTAcgaggaggtgggagttgacAGCGTTGAtgatggaggagaggaagaggcagGGGAATATTAA